In Rhipicephalus microplus isolate Deutch F79 chromosome 7, USDA_Rmic, whole genome shotgun sequence, one genomic interval encodes:
- the LOC119180032 gene encoding putative RNA-binding protein Luc7-like 1 isoform X3, with protein MRNSLPLSSHATARPTLNEPLVCPPFRRASRENNRYKVHFTDPRVCKSFLLACCPHDILASTRMDLGDCPKIHDLALRADYENASAKKDYFYDVDAMEHLQNFIGECDRRTEQAKRRLAETQEELSAEVTLKLNRVHELAENMGKKLAAAEAKGADGNVEESLKLLEEVEEIRRKKAEAEQDYRNSMPASSYQQQKLRVCDVCSAYLGIHDNDRRLADHFGGKLHLGFIAIREKLAQLKQTVTDKREKARAEQLAERASSRGGSAPWRGGPDNRSRSRSPAGRRGIDDRLVRRRSRSRERRHRSRSGSRDPSARHRSRGSPRDRKRDRSREKRRDSRHRRSPRERRGSRERRQERADSEENHRLEK; from the exons ATG CGGAATTCCTTGCCGCTCTCAAGCCACGCCACTGCCCGCCCCACTCTCAATGAGCCTTTGGTGTGCCCCCCCTTTCGCCGAGCGAGCC GCGAGAACAACCGGTACAAGGTGCACTTCACGGATCCCCGGGTGTGCAAGAGCTTCCTGCTGGCCTGCTGCCCGCACGACATCCTGGCGTCCACG aGGATGGACTTGGGCGACTGCCCCAAAATCCACGACCTGGCCCTGCGGGCTGATTATGAGAACGCCTCCGCGAAGAAGGACTACTTTTACGATGTGGAC GCAATGGAGCATCTGCAAAACTTCATTGGCGAGTGTGACCGTCGAACGGAACAGGCCAAGCGGCGGCTGGCTGAGACGCAGGAGGAGTTGAGCGCAGAAGTCACGCTCAAG CTGAACCGTGTGCACGAGCTGGCGGAAAATATGGGCAAAAAGCTGGCTGCGGCAGAGGCGAAAGGTGCCGATGGCAATGTTGAAGAGTCGCTCAAGCTCCTCGAAGAGGTGGAAGAGATTCGGCGGAAGAAGGCGGAGGCAGAGCAGGACTACCGCAACTCCATGCCTGCCTCGTCATACCAACAGCAAAAG TTGCGGGTGTGCGACGTGTGCTCCGCCTACCTGGGCATCCACGACAACGATCGCCGGCTGGCCGACCACTTTGGTGGCAAGCTGCACCTGGGCTTCATTGCCATCCGTGAGAAGCTGGCCCAGCTCAAGCAGACCGTCACCGACAAGCGCGAGAAGGCGCGCGCCGAACAGCTCGCCGAGCGGGCCTCCTCCCGTGGCGGATCAGCTCCGTGGCGAGGCGGGCCGGACAACCGGAGCCGCAGCCGGAGTCCTGCTGGCCGTCGTGGCATTGACGATCGCCTTGTGCGTCGCAG GTCACGGTCACGCGAACGGCGTCACCGGAGTCGCTCAGGATCGCGGGACCCCTCTGCGCGCCATCGTTCCAGAGGCTCTCCAAGAGACCGAAAGCGCGACCGTAGTCGCGAGAAGCGACGAGACAGTCGACATCGGCGGTCGCCTCGCGAGCGCAG AGGTTCGCGTGAGAGGAGACAAGAGCGGGCTGATAGCGAGGAAAACCACAGACTGGAAAAGTGA
- the LOC119180032 gene encoding putative RNA-binding protein Luc7-like 1 isoform X2 has protein sequence MKRNSLPLSSHATARPTLNEPLVCPPFRRASRENNRYKVHFTDPRVCKSFLLACCPHDILASTRMDLGDCPKIHDLALRADYENASAKKDYFYDVDAMEHLQNFIGECDRRTEQAKRRLAETQEELSAEVTLKLNRVHELAENMGKKLAAAEAKGADGNVEESLKLLEEVEEIRRKKAEAEQDYRNSMPASSYQQQKLRVCDVCSAYLGIHDNDRRLADHFGGKLHLGFIAIREKLAQLKQTVTDKREKARAEQLAERASSRGGSAPWRGGPDNRSRSRSPAGRRGIDDRLVRRRSRSRERRHRSRSGSRDPSARHRSRGSPRDRKRDRSREKRRDSRHRRSPRERRGSRERRQERADSEENHRLEK, from the exons ATG AAGCGGAATTCCTTGCCGCTCTCAAGCCACGCCACTGCCCGCCCCACTCTCAATGAGCCTTTGGTGTGCCCCCCCTTTCGCCGAGCGAGCC GCGAGAACAACCGGTACAAGGTGCACTTCACGGATCCCCGGGTGTGCAAGAGCTTCCTGCTGGCCTGCTGCCCGCACGACATCCTGGCGTCCACG aGGATGGACTTGGGCGACTGCCCCAAAATCCACGACCTGGCCCTGCGGGCTGATTATGAGAACGCCTCCGCGAAGAAGGACTACTTTTACGATGTGGAC GCAATGGAGCATCTGCAAAACTTCATTGGCGAGTGTGACCGTCGAACGGAACAGGCCAAGCGGCGGCTGGCTGAGACGCAGGAGGAGTTGAGCGCAGAAGTCACGCTCAAG CTGAACCGTGTGCACGAGCTGGCGGAAAATATGGGCAAAAAGCTGGCTGCGGCAGAGGCGAAAGGTGCCGATGGCAATGTTGAAGAGTCGCTCAAGCTCCTCGAAGAGGTGGAAGAGATTCGGCGGAAGAAGGCGGAGGCAGAGCAGGACTACCGCAACTCCATGCCTGCCTCGTCATACCAACAGCAAAAG TTGCGGGTGTGCGACGTGTGCTCCGCCTACCTGGGCATCCACGACAACGATCGCCGGCTGGCCGACCACTTTGGTGGCAAGCTGCACCTGGGCTTCATTGCCATCCGTGAGAAGCTGGCCCAGCTCAAGCAGACCGTCACCGACAAGCGCGAGAAGGCGCGCGCCGAACAGCTCGCCGAGCGGGCCTCCTCCCGTGGCGGATCAGCTCCGTGGCGAGGCGGGCCGGACAACCGGAGCCGCAGCCGGAGTCCTGCTGGCCGTCGTGGCATTGACGATCGCCTTGTGCGTCGCAG GTCACGGTCACGCGAACGGCGTCACCGGAGTCGCTCAGGATCGCGGGACCCCTCTGCGCGCCATCGTTCCAGAGGCTCTCCAAGAGACCGAAAGCGCGACCGTAGTCGCGAGAAGCGACGAGACAGTCGACATCGGCGGTCGCCTCGCGAGCGCAG AGGTTCGCGTGAGAGGAGACAAGAGCGGGCTGATAGCGAGGAAAACCACAGACTGGAAAAGTGA
- the LOC119180032 gene encoding putative RNA-binding protein Luc7-like 1 isoform X4 yields the protein MSAHEQMRQMLDQLMGTGRDGENNRYKVHFTDPRVCKSFLLACCPHDILASTRMDLGDCPKIHDLALRADYENASAKKDYFYDVDAMEHLQNFIGECDRRTEQAKRRLAETQEELSAEVTLKLNRVHELAENMGKKLAAAEAKGADGNVEESLKLLEEVEEIRRKKAEAEQDYRNSMPASSYQQQKLRVCDVCSAYLGIHDNDRRLADHFGGKLHLGFIAIREKLAQLKQTVTDKREKARAEQLAERASSRGGSAPWRGGPDNRSRSRSPAGRRGIDDRLVRRRSRSRERRHRSRSGSRDPSARHRSRGSPRDRKRDRSREKRRDSRHRRSPRERRGSRERRQERADSEENHRLEK from the exons ATGTCCGCTCACGAGCAGATGCGCCAAATGCTGGACCAGCTAATGGGCACCGGCCGAGATG GCGAGAACAACCGGTACAAGGTGCACTTCACGGATCCCCGGGTGTGCAAGAGCTTCCTGCTGGCCTGCTGCCCGCACGACATCCTGGCGTCCACG aGGATGGACTTGGGCGACTGCCCCAAAATCCACGACCTGGCCCTGCGGGCTGATTATGAGAACGCCTCCGCGAAGAAGGACTACTTTTACGATGTGGAC GCAATGGAGCATCTGCAAAACTTCATTGGCGAGTGTGACCGTCGAACGGAACAGGCCAAGCGGCGGCTGGCTGAGACGCAGGAGGAGTTGAGCGCAGAAGTCACGCTCAAG CTGAACCGTGTGCACGAGCTGGCGGAAAATATGGGCAAAAAGCTGGCTGCGGCAGAGGCGAAAGGTGCCGATGGCAATGTTGAAGAGTCGCTCAAGCTCCTCGAAGAGGTGGAAGAGATTCGGCGGAAGAAGGCGGAGGCAGAGCAGGACTACCGCAACTCCATGCCTGCCTCGTCATACCAACAGCAAAAG TTGCGGGTGTGCGACGTGTGCTCCGCCTACCTGGGCATCCACGACAACGATCGCCGGCTGGCCGACCACTTTGGTGGCAAGCTGCACCTGGGCTTCATTGCCATCCGTGAGAAGCTGGCCCAGCTCAAGCAGACCGTCACCGACAAGCGCGAGAAGGCGCGCGCCGAACAGCTCGCCGAGCGGGCCTCCTCCCGTGGCGGATCAGCTCCGTGGCGAGGCGGGCCGGACAACCGGAGCCGCAGCCGGAGTCCTGCTGGCCGTCGTGGCATTGACGATCGCCTTGTGCGTCGCAG GTCACGGTCACGCGAACGGCGTCACCGGAGTCGCTCAGGATCGCGGGACCCCTCTGCGCGCCATCGTTCCAGAGGCTCTCCAAGAGACCGAAAGCGCGACCGTAGTCGCGAGAAGCGACGAGACAGTCGACATCGGCGGTCGCCTCGCGAGCGCAG AGGTTCGCGTGAGAGGAGACAAGAGCGGGCTGATAGCGAGGAAAACCACAGACTGGAAAAGTGA
- the LOC119180032 gene encoding putative RNA-binding protein Luc7-like 1 isoform X1: MLRMLSVFFGKKRNSLPLSSHATARPTLNEPLVCPPFRRASRENNRYKVHFTDPRVCKSFLLACCPHDILASTRMDLGDCPKIHDLALRADYENASAKKDYFYDVDAMEHLQNFIGECDRRTEQAKRRLAETQEELSAEVTLKLNRVHELAENMGKKLAAAEAKGADGNVEESLKLLEEVEEIRRKKAEAEQDYRNSMPASSYQQQKLRVCDVCSAYLGIHDNDRRLADHFGGKLHLGFIAIREKLAQLKQTVTDKREKARAEQLAERASSRGGSAPWRGGPDNRSRSRSPAGRRGIDDRLVRRRSRSRERRHRSRSGSRDPSARHRSRGSPRDRKRDRSREKRRDSRHRRSPRERRGSRERRQERADSEENHRLEK; encoded by the exons ATGCTCCGCATGTTGTCTGTTTTTTTCGGCAAGAAGCGGAATTCCTTGCCGCTCTCAAGCCACGCCACTGCCCGCCCCACTCTCAATGAGCCTTTGGTGTGCCCCCCCTTTCGCCGAGCGAGCC GCGAGAACAACCGGTACAAGGTGCACTTCACGGATCCCCGGGTGTGCAAGAGCTTCCTGCTGGCCTGCTGCCCGCACGACATCCTGGCGTCCACG aGGATGGACTTGGGCGACTGCCCCAAAATCCACGACCTGGCCCTGCGGGCTGATTATGAGAACGCCTCCGCGAAGAAGGACTACTTTTACGATGTGGAC GCAATGGAGCATCTGCAAAACTTCATTGGCGAGTGTGACCGTCGAACGGAACAGGCCAAGCGGCGGCTGGCTGAGACGCAGGAGGAGTTGAGCGCAGAAGTCACGCTCAAG CTGAACCGTGTGCACGAGCTGGCGGAAAATATGGGCAAAAAGCTGGCTGCGGCAGAGGCGAAAGGTGCCGATGGCAATGTTGAAGAGTCGCTCAAGCTCCTCGAAGAGGTGGAAGAGATTCGGCGGAAGAAGGCGGAGGCAGAGCAGGACTACCGCAACTCCATGCCTGCCTCGTCATACCAACAGCAAAAG TTGCGGGTGTGCGACGTGTGCTCCGCCTACCTGGGCATCCACGACAACGATCGCCGGCTGGCCGACCACTTTGGTGGCAAGCTGCACCTGGGCTTCATTGCCATCCGTGAGAAGCTGGCCCAGCTCAAGCAGACCGTCACCGACAAGCGCGAGAAGGCGCGCGCCGAACAGCTCGCCGAGCGGGCCTCCTCCCGTGGCGGATCAGCTCCGTGGCGAGGCGGGCCGGACAACCGGAGCCGCAGCCGGAGTCCTGCTGGCCGTCGTGGCATTGACGATCGCCTTGTGCGTCGCAG GTCACGGTCACGCGAACGGCGTCACCGGAGTCGCTCAGGATCGCGGGACCCCTCTGCGCGCCATCGTTCCAGAGGCTCTCCAAGAGACCGAAAGCGCGACCGTAGTCGCGAGAAGCGACGAGACAGTCGACATCGGCGGTCGCCTCGCGAGCGCAG AGGTTCGCGTGAGAGGAGACAAGAGCGGGCTGATAGCGAGGAAAACCACAGACTGGAAAAGTGA
- the LOC119180032 gene encoding putative RNA-binding protein Luc7-like 1 isoform X5: MDLGDCPKIHDLALRADYENASAKKDYFYDVDAMEHLQNFIGECDRRTEQAKRRLAETQEELSAEVTLKLNRVHELAENMGKKLAAAEAKGADGNVEESLKLLEEVEEIRRKKAEAEQDYRNSMPASSYQQQKLRVCDVCSAYLGIHDNDRRLADHFGGKLHLGFIAIREKLAQLKQTVTDKREKARAEQLAERASSRGGSAPWRGGPDNRSRSRSPAGRRGIDDRLVRRRSRSRERRHRSRSGSRDPSARHRSRGSPRDRKRDRSREKRRDSRHRRSPRERRGSRERRQERADSEENHRLEK, from the exons ATGGACTTGGGCGACTGCCCCAAAATCCACGACCTGGCCCTGCGGGCTGATTATGAGAACGCCTCCGCGAAGAAGGACTACTTTTACGATGTGGAC GCAATGGAGCATCTGCAAAACTTCATTGGCGAGTGTGACCGTCGAACGGAACAGGCCAAGCGGCGGCTGGCTGAGACGCAGGAGGAGTTGAGCGCAGAAGTCACGCTCAAG CTGAACCGTGTGCACGAGCTGGCGGAAAATATGGGCAAAAAGCTGGCTGCGGCAGAGGCGAAAGGTGCCGATGGCAATGTTGAAGAGTCGCTCAAGCTCCTCGAAGAGGTGGAAGAGATTCGGCGGAAGAAGGCGGAGGCAGAGCAGGACTACCGCAACTCCATGCCTGCCTCGTCATACCAACAGCAAAAG TTGCGGGTGTGCGACGTGTGCTCCGCCTACCTGGGCATCCACGACAACGATCGCCGGCTGGCCGACCACTTTGGTGGCAAGCTGCACCTGGGCTTCATTGCCATCCGTGAGAAGCTGGCCCAGCTCAAGCAGACCGTCACCGACAAGCGCGAGAAGGCGCGCGCCGAACAGCTCGCCGAGCGGGCCTCCTCCCGTGGCGGATCAGCTCCGTGGCGAGGCGGGCCGGACAACCGGAGCCGCAGCCGGAGTCCTGCTGGCCGTCGTGGCATTGACGATCGCCTTGTGCGTCGCAG GTCACGGTCACGCGAACGGCGTCACCGGAGTCGCTCAGGATCGCGGGACCCCTCTGCGCGCCATCGTTCCAGAGGCTCTCCAAGAGACCGAAAGCGCGACCGTAGTCGCGAGAAGCGACGAGACAGTCGACATCGGCGGTCGCCTCGCGAGCGCAG AGGTTCGCGTGAGAGGAGACAAGAGCGGGCTGATAGCGAGGAAAACCACAGACTGGAAAAGTGA